In the Methylobacter sp. YRD-M1 genome, one interval contains:
- a CDS encoding replication protein, with the protein MKTPQIAKTKHVRPSVAAFKCQQIDLFQDFLVNHNFQREPLSNTIELWDALPKYSISQVEQNKMRTKEGLLPLLRRDVTFMGNSYSIYISPALLSDENGRAYYPSANESLIEDALRKIATFQNQCFHDLKDMQCGVTFSLHQLRTELKNQGHTRSYQEVIKSLLILSGSDIEIRTKNAKGEGVSIEKFISLTGFSRKDRLENPDSQWVAYFHPLVEKAMRYVDYRQFNYSEMMHLKSHLARWLYKRLAHYYTNASLTTPITLSYAAIRQESGMLERARGNDAIKELEEIFKNFQAINVFSSVKRIEDKRGPRNKIINIVYEANPHQNFIKMVKAANKRQSDAKEKLLHVTTGKTITQSTNQPL; encoded by the coding sequence ATGAAAACGCCTCAAATAGCAAAAACCAAACATGTTCGGCCATCAGTTGCCGCTTTCAAATGCCAGCAGATAGATCTGTTCCAGGATTTTCTGGTTAACCATAATTTCCAGCGGGAGCCGCTATCCAATACGATTGAGTTATGGGATGCCTTGCCGAAATATTCGATTTCACAGGTCGAACAAAACAAGATGCGTACAAAAGAGGGATTACTGCCGCTACTTCGAAGAGATGTAACATTCATGGGGAACAGCTATAGCATTTATATTTCGCCCGCATTGCTATCTGACGAAAACGGGCGAGCCTACTACCCGTCTGCGAATGAATCTCTCATTGAGGACGCACTAAGAAAGATCGCGACCTTTCAAAACCAATGTTTTCACGATCTTAAGGACATGCAATGCGGAGTCACTTTCAGCCTACATCAATTGAGAACCGAACTGAAAAATCAAGGCCATACCCGTTCTTATCAGGAAGTCATTAAATCGTTACTCATACTATCCGGTTCAGACATCGAAATCCGAACTAAAAATGCAAAAGGAGAGGGCGTTTCTATCGAAAAATTCATCTCCCTGACTGGCTTTTCAAGAAAAGACAGGCTTGAAAATCCAGATTCGCAATGGGTTGCATATTTTCATCCGCTTGTAGAAAAAGCCATGAGATATGTTGATTACAGGCAATTTAACTATAGCGAAATGATGCACTTGAAATCACATTTGGCACGCTGGCTATACAAGAGATTGGCGCACTACTACACCAATGCCAGCTTAACGACCCCAATTACCCTGTCTTACGCCGCTATCCGGCAGGAAAGCGGTATGCTGGAGCGTGCGCGAGGAAATGACGCTATCAAGGAACTAGAAGAAATTTTCAAAAATTTCCAAGCTATTAACGTGTTTTCATCCGTAAAAAGAATAGAGGACAAACGAGGTCCCCGGAATAAAATTATCAATATTGTTTACGAAGCCAATCCACATCAGAATTTCATTAAAATGGTCAAGGCAGCCAACAAAAGACAATCTGATGCTAAAGAAAAATTACTGCATGTGACAACCGGTAAAACCATCACCCAATCTACTAACCAGCCACTGTAA
- a CDS encoding single-stranded DNA-binding protein — protein MYNKTVLIGRLGADPEIRYTAQQKAIANLSVATTETWRDKSDKRQERTEWHRVVLFGKLAEIARDHLKSGALVLLEGPSRTRKWQDNSGADRYTTEIHADVLRMLGSKSDKATSGPAPSSTPSDAYAGYDDFDNEEPF, from the coding sequence ATGTACAACAAAACAGTTCTTATTGGTCGTTTAGGCGCTGATCCAGAAATTCGGTACACCGCGCAGCAAAAGGCAATTGCCAACTTGAGCGTGGCCACGACGGAAACCTGGCGAGACAAATCTGACAAGCGTCAAGAACGGACAGAATGGCACCGTGTTGTTCTGTTCGGCAAGCTTGCCGAAATTGCCCGCGATCACCTTAAAAGTGGCGCTCTAGTCTTGCTTGAGGGACCTAGCCGTACCCGGAAATGGCAAGATAACAGTGGCGCTGATCGGTATACAACTGAAATCCATGCCGATGTCTTGAGAATGCTCGGTTCCAAATCGGATAAGGCAACTTCCGGCCCTGCGCCATCATCAACTCCATCGGATGCTTATGCAGGCTACGATGATTTTGATAACGAGGAGCCGTTCTAG